The Solanum lycopersicum chromosome 9, SLM_r2.1 genome window below encodes:
- the LOC101267642 gene encoding uncharacterized protein: MLAHGMTHHYNRVHDPMIENSGLAAARVRLFFRMNPPEFLGSQTNEDPQNFLDEIKKIFEVMQVTGNYRVELASYQLKDVAHMWYTQWNNKRGANTAPITRECFSEIFLDKFFLMDLREEKAQEFMNLRQGNMTVQQYGLKFNQLYRYAPHMVADSRAHMNKFLYGVSDLVKIE; the protein is encoded by the coding sequence ATGTTGGCTCACGGTATGACCCACCATTACAATCGGGTTCATGATCCTATGATTGAAAATAGTGGATTAGCAGCAGCAAGGGTCCGTCTCTTTtttaggatgaatccgcctgagttcttaggatcgcaGACTAATGAAGATCCTCAGAATTTCTTGGacgaaatcaagaaaatatttgaggTGATGCAGGTTACTGGGAATTATCGGGTTGAGTTGGCGTCATACCAGCTGAAAGATGTGGCTCATATGTGGTACACTCAGTGGAATAATAAGAGGGGTGCAAATACAGCTCCTATTACTAGGGAGTGCTTCAGTGAGATATTTCTTGACAAGTTTTTCCTAATGGATTTGAGAGAAGAAAAGGcccaagaattcatgaacttgaggcagGGAAACATGACAGTCCAACAGTATGGGCtgaagtttaaccaactctacaggtatgctcctcacatggttgctgactccagggctcacatgaataagttcttgtatggagtATCAGATTTGGTAAAGATAGAGTGA